The Nocardioides ginsengisegetis region CGCCACTCACGCCCCGAGGCTCGCCCCGAGGAAGGCCAGCTGCTCGGGCAGCATCCGGCGCCAGTAGCCGGTGTCGTGCCCGCCCGGCTCGTTGATGGCGACCACGGTGCCGTCCGGGAAGCCCGCGACGTAGTCCACGACGGCGGGGAAGAACGGGTCGCCGGTGCCGACGTCGATGCGCACGGCGATGCCGGCCAGGTCGGACTGGTGCCCGAAGACGGTGTTCTGCTCGTACTCCTCGGGGCTGGAGAAGCCCGAGTCGGACGCGTCATCCGCGTCCGTCCACAGGGCCGGGCTCGACGCGACCACCGCCGGGACGACCTCGTTGCCGAGCAGGCCGGCGAGGCGGAGGGCGCCGTACCCGCCCATGGACCAGCCGATCAGGCCGTAGCGGTGGGTGGCGACGCCGTGGCCGGCGAGCCGCGGGAGCAGCTCGTCGGTGACCATTGCCGAGGCGTCCTCGCCGGAGGGGCGCGGGTGCCAGTACGACGTGCCGCCGTCGACCGTCGCGATCGCGAACGGCTCGCCCCCCTGGGCGACGTACTGGGCGAGGTAGCGGCCCAGCCCGAACGACGGGCCGGTCAGGGTCGCGTGGTCCTCGCCGAGGCCGTGCAGGGCGACGACCAGCGGGAGGATGCCGGTGCTGACGGGCGGCATCACGAGCGACCAGCCCGTCTCGGCGCCGAGGCGGTGCCGCGAGGTGAACGAGCCGCTGACGACCGGCCCCGGCTCGATGTCGGGGACGGTGCCGGGGTCGCCGTTGAGCCCCAGGTGCTGCTGGAGCCAGGGTCGGCCGGGCAGCACGCGCCGCTCGATCCCGACGCCGGCGCCGGCCACCGCGGCGACCCCGACCACGGCGGTGCCGCCCAGGATGAGCGAACGGCGGCTGATCGACCGAGACATGCCGCCAGTCTCCCAGCCCTGTGGACAACCGGCGGGTGGCCGCGCCGCAGTGGGTAGGAGGTGGGGGTGATCCTCCCGTCGCTCGCCCTGCTCACGGCCCTGGCACCCCCGGTGGCCCCCGCCCCGCCCGACCCGCTCGAGGTCCTCCACGCGTGGGACGCCGCGCGGGCCGCGGCCTGGGCACACGCCGACGTACCCGCGCTGCGCAGCCTGTACGCCGCCGGGTCGGCGTCGGGCGCCGCCGACGTCGCAATGCTGCGGGAGTGGCGTGCCCGCGGCGTGCGCGTCGAGGGGATGTCGATGCAGGTGCTGGCGGCTCGTGAGCTGTCCGCGACGTCCCACCGGCTGGTGCTGCGGGTGACCGACCGGCTCGTGGGCGCGCAGGCGGTCGTGGCAGGACGGCGGGTGCCGCTCCCGCGCGACGAGGTGTCGCGGCGGGTGCTGGTGCTCGTGCGGGTGGCCGGGGAGTGGCGGGTCGAGGAGGCGCGGGACGCAGGCTGAGGGTCAGCCCGCGAGCCGCCCCCACCGCGCCGAGAGCTCGGCCCAGGGGCCGACGGCCGCGACCCGGCCCTCCACCAGCACGACGACCCGGTCGGCCTGCGCCAGCGCGGCCCGCTTGGACGTGGCACCGACCACGGTGGCGCCCCGCTCGCGGAGCCCCCGCCACAGCTCGATCTCCGTGGCGGCGTCCAGCGCCGACGAGACGTCGTCGGCGACGAGCAGCTCGGCGTCGCAGGCGAGGGCACGGGCCAGCGCGAGGCGCTGGACCTGGCCGCCCGAGAGCCGCACGCCGCGGTGGCCGACGACCGCGTGGGGGCCGCCGGCCTCCTCGACGTCGCGGCCGAGGCGGGCCGCCTCGAGGGACGGGTCGACCAGGCGGGTGGCGTGGTCGAGGCTGACGTTCTCGCCGAACGTGCCGGACAGCACCCGCGGCACCTGCGCGACGTGGGCGACGCGGCCCGGGCGCAGGAAGGTCTGGGGGTCCTCGACCGGACGGTCGTTCCAGCGGATCTCGCCGGTGCTGGAGACCAGCCCGCTCAGCGCCGACAGCAGGCTGGACTTGCCCGAGCCGACCTGGCCGAGCAGCAGCACCAGCTCGCCGCGGTGGAGGGTGAGGTCGACGTCGCTGACGCCGACGGTGCCGTCGTCGTGGACGGCGGTCAGGCCGACCAGCTCGAGCGTGCGCAGCTCCTCACGGGGCACCGGGGTCGGCGCGGGTGCGGCGCCGGTGACGAGGTCGACGCCCGGCGGCAGCTCCATCAGGTCACCACCCCCGGCCAGCCGGCTGGTGGCGCGCATCCATGCGCGGGTGCCGGGCGCCTCGGTGATGACCGAGCCGGCCACGCGACCGAACCAGTCGAAGCCGTTGACCGCGCCGGCCACGAGCAGGGCCGTGGCCAGCCCCCAGCCGCCGCCGACCAGGACCGCCCACGCGGTCACGACACCGCACTGGACCATGACGATCGGGACACCGTCGAGCAAGGCCTGGACGCGGTGCTCGCGGACCGCCGCGTCGACGCGGCCGCCGTCGACCTCGCGGAGGTGGGCGTGGACGCTCGGGGTCGCCGCCGCCAGCTTGACCGTGCGGACGGAGTCGAGCGTGGAGACCAGGGAGCGGCCGAAGCGGGCGCGCGCGGCCGAGGAGGCAGCGGCGGAGCGACCGGCGATCCGGCGGCCGAACGACGAAGCCAGTGAGCTGGCCAGCATCACCATGAGCAGCACGCCGCCGGCCAGGAAGCTCTGGGCGGCCACCGCGGTGACGCCGGCGATGATCAGGCCGTTGACGAAGTCGACCCAGCGGTCGGCGTAGCGGGCCAGCCGGTCGGCGTCCATGGTGCGGGCCACGACCTCGCCCGGCGGGGTGCGGTCGAGGCGGCGCTGCATCGTCTGCCCGACGAGGACGGCCGTGCGGGCCCGCAGCATCACCGAGATCCACCAGCGCGGGTAGCGCCGGAAGGCCTCGGCCATCAGGAGCGGCCCGACGAGCAGGGAGACCACGAGCGCGGTGACCAGGACCCACGGGTCCTCACCGCGCTGGAGGCCGGCCACGAGGTGGCCCCAGAGGAATCCGGTGACCGCACCGAAGGCACCGGTGAGCGCCGAGACCAGGAACAGCCCGACCGAGAGCAGGCCCCAGCGCGGCTCGATCAGGAGCGCCGACGTCGTGGCCCGGGCCAGGCCGGGGATCGGTCGCAGCGTGGGCGGGGCCGGCGGCTCGCCGGTGCGCCGGGCGGTGCCGACCGCGGTGCCGGGGTGGGCGGCCCCGTGGTCGTGCTCGTGGTCGTGCTCGTGCTGCTCGGCGTCCCGCGAGGCCGCCAGCAGGTCGCGGAAGGGACCGTCGGCCTGCGCCAGCCGCGCCCGCGGGCCCTGCTGCACGACCCGGCCGCCCTCGAGCACGGCCACCTGCTCGGCACGCTCGGTCGTCGAGAGCCGGTGGGCCACGAGCAGGCCGGTGCGGCCGGCGAGCAACCGGTCGGCGGCACGCACGACGTGGGCCTCGGTGACGGGGTCCATGCGGGCGGTTGCCTCGTCGAGGACCACGACGCGCACGTGCCGGACCAGCAGCCGGGCGAAGGCGACCAGCTGCTCCTCGCCCGACGACAGGCTGGTGCCGCCGGGGCCGAGGAGCGTCTCGAGGCCGTCGGGGAGGCCGGCGACCCAGTCCTCGAGACCGAGCTCGACGATCGCGGCCTCGACCTCGGCCCGCGGCACGGGCTGGAAGAGAGTGATGTTCTCGGCGAGGGTGCCGGCCAGGATCTCGGTGCGCTGGGTGACCACGCCGACCGCGGACCGGAGCTGCTGCAGGTCGACGCCGAGCAGGTCGACCCCGCCGAGGAGGACCGACCCGGGCTCGGGCTCGACGGCGCGGGACAGCAGCGAGGCGAGGGTGGACTTGCCCGAGCCGGTGCGGCCGACCAGCGCGCAGGTGGTGCCGGCGGGCACCCGGAGGTCGACGTGCTGGAGGGCGAAGGGGCCCTCGGCGTAGGCGAAGTGGAGGTCGCGGAACTGCACGTCGAGGGCGCCCGCGGGCAGCGCGTCGCCGCCGACCGGCTCGGGCTCGGAGCCGAGCAGGCCCCGCAGGCGGAGCACCGCACCGAAGCCCGCCTGGAGGTCGGGCAGGTGCCGGGCGAGCTGGTCGACCTGGCCGACGAACATCGTGGTGACGAGGTAGAGCGTCACGAGCGCGGCCGTGTCGAGCCGGCCGTCGACGACCAGCGCCACGCCGACGACGGCGGTGGCCGCGAGGACCCCGTGGAGCAGGGTGCCGGTGCGTCGCCCGATCCGGCTCTCGTAGCCGAGCACGACGGCGAAGCGGTGGTGGACGGTCGCGGCGAGCTCGGTGCAGCGACGCAGCAGGTAGGCCTGGCCGAGGCTGGCGCGCAGGTCGTCGCGACCCGCCACGCCCTCCTCCATCGCGGCCGCGTGGTCGGTCCAGGCGGCCTCCTCCTCGACCTTGCGGGCCGCGAGTGGAGCGAGCAGCGGCCGCACGACGGCGACCGCGGCCAGGCCCGCGACGGGGAAGAGGAAGAACGCCGGCCACCAGGTCGTGCCGGCCACGATCCACAGGGGCACCGAGGCGAGCGAGGTGCGGATCGCCTGCCACGCGCTCTGCCGCAGCAGCACGCCGACCTCGTGGGTG contains the following coding sequences:
- a CDS encoding alpha/beta hydrolase; amino-acid sequence: MSRSISRRSLILGGTAVVGVAAVAGAGVGIERRVLPGRPWLQQHLGLNGDPGTVPDIEPGPVVSGSFTSRHRLGAETGWSLVMPPVSTGILPLVVALHGLGEDHATLTGPSFGLGRYLAQYVAQGGEPFAIATVDGGTSYWHPRPSGEDASAMVTDELLPRLAGHGVATHRYGLIGWSMGGYGALRLAGLLGNEVVPAVVASSPALWTDADDASDSGFSSPEEYEQNTVFGHQSDLAGIAVRIDVGTGDPFFPAVVDYVAGFPDGTVVAINEPGGHDTGYWRRMLPEQLAFLGASLGA
- a CDS encoding ATP-binding cassette domain-containing protein, whose amino-acid sequence is MTLTEIPTPHPVATTPQPGPERTVDWRRLRGPIAAWALAACALAAVGTALGSLVAGRLAEHATTDLLWTLAACVVGAAVLDTAARTLWAGVVDRAEGRLRADLLDAALHQPLAALTEQAVGEVLDRVDDDTHEVGVLLRQSAWQAIRTSLASVPLWIVAGTTWWPAFFLFPVAGLAAVAVVRPLLAPLAARKVEEEAAWTDHAAAMEEGVAGRDDLRASLGQAYLLRRCTELAATVHHRFAVVLGYESRIGRRTGTLLHGVLAATAVVGVALVVDGRLDTAALVTLYLVTTMFVGQVDQLARHLPDLQAGFGAVLRLRGLLGSEPEPVGGDALPAGALDVQFRDLHFAYAEGPFALQHVDLRVPAGTTCALVGRTGSGKSTLASLLSRAVEPEPGSVLLGGVDLLGVDLQQLRSAVGVVTQRTEILAGTLAENITLFQPVPRAEVEAAIVELGLEDWVAGLPDGLETLLGPGGTSLSSGEEQLVAFARLLVRHVRVVVLDEATARMDPVTEAHVVRAADRLLAGRTGLLVAHRLSTTERAEQVAVLEGGRVVQQGPRARLAQADGPFRDLLAASRDAEQHEHDHEHDHGAAHPGTAVGTARRTGEPPAPPTLRPIPGLARATTSALLIEPRWGLLSVGLFLVSALTGAFGAVTGFLWGHLVAGLQRGEDPWVLVTALVVSLLVGPLLMAEAFRRYPRWWISVMLRARTAVLVGQTMQRRLDRTPPGEVVARTMDADRLARYADRWVDFVNGLIIAGVTAVAAQSFLAGGVLLMVMLASSLASSFGRRIAGRSAAASSAARARFGRSLVSTLDSVRTVKLAAATPSVHAHLREVDGGRVDAAVREHRVQALLDGVPIVMVQCGVVTAWAVLVGGGWGLATALLVAGAVNGFDWFGRVAGSVITEAPGTRAWMRATSRLAGGGDLMELPPGVDLVTGAAPAPTPVPREELRTLELVGLTAVHDDGTVGVSDVDLTLHRGELVLLLGQVGSGKSSLLSALSGLVSSTGEIRWNDRPVEDPQTFLRPGRVAHVAQVPRVLSGTFGENVSLDHATRLVDPSLEAARLGRDVEEAGGPHAVVGHRGVRLSGGQVQRLALARALACDAELLVADDVSSALDAATEIELWRGLRERGATVVGATSKRAALAQADRVVVLVEGRVAAVGPWAELSARWGRLAG